The DNA sequence GGCAAGTTCGACGATTGCCAGGCGATGGTGAAGCGCGCGTTCAGTGACCCGGCGTTGAAACACATTCCGCTTTCGTCCGCCAACTCCATCAACATCGGGCGCCTGTTGCCCCAGAGCGTATATTATTTTTATGCTGCGTCGCGCGTCGCGAAACCGGGCGAGCCACTTGTGTTCTCCGTGCCGAGCGGAAATTTCGGCGACATGATGGGCGCGGTCGTCGCCGGGCAAATGGGTTTGACGATCCAAAAACTCATCGCGCCGGTCAACGACAACGATGCCTTCCCGCGTTTTCTCGCGAGCGGCCATTACGAAAAAGTTTCGCCTTCGCGCAACTCCGTCTCCAACGCGATGAACGTCGGTCATCCGAGCAACCTCGCACGACTCGTGGCCGTGTACGGCGGCCGCATGGATGAGACCGGCAGAATTCATCAGATGCCCGACCTCACGGCGATGCGCCGCGATTTGTTTTCCAGTTCGGTTTCTGACGAGCGCACGCGCGCGACGATCAAAGAAGTCTGGACGAAGTATCGATTGCTCCTCGAACCACATGGCGCGGTGGCATGGCGTGGCTTCCTCGACTGGCTTGAAGTTGAATCGTTGGGCAATGCGCCCGCCGTGATCCTCGAAACGGCGAATCCGGCGAAGTTCCCTGAAGAAATTGAAAGAATGATGGGCTGGTCACCAGATATTCCACCCGTGATGGAGACCACAAACAAATTGCCGGAGGATTTTGACCGGATGGGTGCGGATTATGAAAAGTTCCGTTCCTATCTAATCCAGCGACATACGGTCACTTGATTGCTGACGCATTTCTGGCATTCTTCCTGTCCCGCCGGGTTTTGGCGGAATTATTTTTCTAGAGATAAACATGGCATTGATCGTTCAAAAATATGGCGGCACGTCGGTCGGCAATCCTGACCGCATCAAAAATGTTGCGGCGCG is a window from the Verrucomicrobiota bacterium genome containing:
- the thrC gene encoding threonine synthase gives rise to the protein MAVLFRSTNAQSSAVNLREALLGGQAPDRGLYLPETFPRLSVDEIAAFARLPYHEIAAHVLSKYTDDIIPNADLTAMCRDAYNFDVPLEKVYDHVFVMRLDQGPTASFKDFAAQMMARLMGRFLQEDGRQLTILTATSGDTGSAVAHAFHNVPGIRVLVLFPFAEVSVSQRKLMTTLRDNVRTIAIDGKFDDCQAMVKRAFSDPALKHIPLSSANSINIGRLLPQSVYYFYAASRVAKPGEPLVFSVPSGNFGDMMGAVVAGQMGLTIQKLIAPVNDNDAFPRFLASGHYEKVSPSRNSVSNAMNVGHPSNLARLVAVYGGRMDETGRIHQMPDLTAMRRDLFSSSVSDERTRATIKEVWTKYRLLLEPHGAVAWRGFLDWLEVESLGNAPAVILETANPAKFPEEIERMMGWSPDIPPVMETTNKLPEDFDRMGADYEKFRSYLIQRHTVT